In a genomic window of Spiroplasma melliferum:
- a CDS encoding Spiroplasmavirus-related protein gives MNNLNKPIANIFINNKLIKLRTNNAIFINLPNHANHIGWWLNKVFVYPSKKYIDYTAIGIKKNNTFIIWKYDLQLQKHQYLKMDGEELIKLYESNKNNYGSIMKKALFGIDDKEN, from the coding sequence ATGAATAATTTAAATAAACCTATAGCAAATATTTTTATTAACAATAAGTTAATAAAATTACGGACAAATAATGCTATTTTTATAAATTTACCAAATCATGCTAATCATATTGGATGATGACTTAATAAAGTTTTTGTTTATCCAAGTAAAAAATATATTGATTATACAGCGATTGGGATTAAAAAAAATAATACTTTTATAATTTGAAAATATGATTTACAGCTGCAAAAACATCAATATTTAAAAATGGATGGTGAAGAGTTAATTAAATTATATGAATCAAATAAAAATAATTATGGATCAATAATGAAAAAAGCATTATTTGGAATTGATGATAAGGAGAATTAA
- a CDS encoding Spiroplasmavirus-related protein, with protein MRKSLSLFAISILGILGLIIPFITLTAFKPLNQQNYNVKQQAIGINETDFINTMFLRSSFFENWSETNYFINPTLKTSQSLTYNDKWYLDFLKDSYSTGISFDKPSDEFMDLYKNWDIYSKQYNIDKFYDVDKKQFLKELTNFSYSFAKYFNTVEVINKLEKSVDNLQLVNLKFQNWKEVTDPKQEVNINGDEWYFIIDKDVKINFGLYNNKELQWKFNDNMILFPKDKPLGGYITGINYVRGNNAVYKWKEKNKPISPDVDKNGNLKWYTEYYQNTRSFLLKYINAIVQENIRVQQGGNPDYDDPNLSSQRIIFDFEIINNLDKTSTGIILTKKSIYRMILTIDERKNIIAGSLELTHLKQYWNGYDYNSYRYTDDLGFLFSFMKDKENTFNFSAETYNYYQGNTPNTGKYIFEQMKGQIDINKFLKAFFAHALVPVFQNRSNFIESGYIDNLQYDTILINFFGLKLVNFRDVLIAESNTNKTQFEKLLNSMFKVSQNFYKDYLRTIFDLENNTYVQGYNKKYGLLANNGFKIYPRYFYFSDKYKQLDIKLYSAFKNRFYSTNYGNVFNYDFSVANDYNINQNEGYVFEGALKNKYGLKYKKIEEQKIGYNVFELQAQKENDMYRYYDFNFGIYNWQEINNGGLFPDGQWWQAQYESCSWYNLACHIRNAAIWVVNNIPGVKQVNELASGVGKIFQTIYSFFNQTFEVWKFSPALYNTITNIFLLIIFMKFVRLI; from the coding sequence ATGCGTAAGTCATTATCTTTATTTGCCATATCTATTTTAGGGATTTTAGGGTTAATTATTCCTTTTATTACTTTAACAGCATTCAAACCTTTAAATCAGCAAAATTATAATGTTAAGCAACAAGCAATCGGTATCAATGAAACTGATTTTATTAATACGATGTTTTTACGCAGTAGTTTCTTTGAAAATTGGTCTGAAACAAATTACTTTATTAACCCTACTTTAAAAACATCACAATCATTAACTTATAATGATAAATGATATTTAGACTTTTTAAAGGATAGTTATTCAACGGGAATTTCATTTGATAAACCTAGTGATGAGTTCATGGATTTATATAAAAATTGGGATATTTATTCCAAACAGTATAATATTGATAAATTTTATGATGTTGATAAGAAACAATTTTTAAAAGAATTAACTAACTTTTCTTATTCGTTTGCTAAGTATTTTAATACTGTTGAAGTTATTAATAAATTAGAAAAAAGTGTTGATAATTTACAATTGGTTAATTTAAAATTCCAAAATTGGAAAGAAGTAACAGATCCAAAACAAGAAGTAAATATAAATGGTGATGAATGATATTTTATTATTGATAAAGATGTAAAAATAAATTTTGGACTTTATAATAATAAAGAATTACAATGAAAATTTAATGATAATATGATTTTATTTCCTAAAGATAAACCATTAGGTGGATATATAACAGGTATAAATTATGTTAGAGGAAATAATGCTGTTTATAAATGAAAAGAAAAAAATAAACCAATATCACCAGATGTTGATAAAAATGGAAATTTAAAATGATATACTGAATATTATCAAAATACTCGTTCTTTTTTATTAAAATATATTAATGCTATTGTGCAAGAAAATATTCGAGTTCAACAAGGTGGTAACCCTGATTATGATGATCCAAATTTAAGTAGTCAAAGAATTATTTTTGATTTTGAAATTATTAATAATTTAGATAAAACTAGTACTGGTATAATTTTAACTAAAAAGTCAATTTATCGAATGATTTTAACGATTGATGAACGAAAAAATATTATTGCTGGTAGTTTAGAGTTAACACACCTTAAGCAATATTGGAATGGATATGATTATAATAGTTATCGGTATACTGATGATTTAGGGTTTTTATTTTCTTTTATGAAAGATAAAGAAAATACATTTAATTTTAGTGCTGAAACATATAATTATTATCAAGGTAATACTCCTAATACTGGTAAATATATTTTTGAACAGATGAAAGGACAAATTGATATTAATAAATTTTTAAAAGCATTTTTTGCGCATGCATTGGTGCCAGTATTTCAAAATCGTAGTAATTTTATTGAAAGTGGTTATATTGATAATTTACAATATGATACGATTTTAATTAACTTTTTTGGTTTAAAGTTAGTTAATTTTAGAGATGTATTAATTGCAGAAAGTAATACTAATAAAACTCAATTTGAAAAGTTATTAAATAGTATGTTTAAGGTTTCGCAAAATTTTTATAAGGATTATTTACGAACCATTTTTGATTTAGAAAATAATACTTATGTGCAAGGTTATAACAAGAAATATGGTTTATTAGCGAATAATGGTTTTAAAATTTATCCACGATATTTTTATTTTTCTGATAAATATAAGCAATTAGATATTAAATTGTATTCAGCGTTTAAAAATCGATTTTATAGTACTAATTATGGTAATGTATTTAATTATGATTTTTCCGTTGCAAATGATTATAATATTAATCAAAATGAAGGTTATGTTTTTGAAGGTGCTTTAAAAAACAAATATGGTTTAAAATATAAAAAAATTGAAGAACAAAAAATTGGTTATAATGTTTTTGAATTACAAGCGCAAAAAGAAAATGATATGTATCGTTATTATGATTTTAATTTTGGTATTTATAATTGACAAGAAATAAATAATGGCGGATTATTTCCTGACGGACAATGATGACAAGCACAATATGAAAGTTGTAGTTGATATAATTTAGCATGTCATATTCGAAATGCTGCAATTTGAGTTGTAAATAATATTCCTGGTGTAAAACAAGTGAATGAGTTAGCAAGTGGTGTTGGTAAAATATTTCAAACAATATATAGTTTTTTTAATCAAACGTTTGAGGTGTGAAAATTTAGTCCGGCGTTATATAACACAATAACAAATATATTTTTATTAATTATCTTTATGAAATTTGTGCGATTAATATAA
- a CDS encoding Spiroplasmavirus-related protein, whose product MKKFIFFLKNYCYISGSMLLFSLVDLLFWIISLNYTGLVFWLLFALQCIYFLWWLWKNIFYQLNAFRLVNFVWDNPLSVIIGKLGTGKTLLLTYLSETMKLLTDKIYSNYPLEDDKVKVLTFKNLDFTDRTKPVPPDDSLILFDESFLYIDGTSPHDEKVTHRGKIPWIVLARHFGHRALFTAQREGMLWNNIRQLASGIIIPISLKKPIVKKGFNFFNRFFIMRIGIFQDITDYEIWKTESVKRTAEGKHAKHRSDVGLGIRFFKIIIPLEIAQKYESKWLSFVRELKNDDVPVTKEYYWTQLKDLTIKERLELLDIDILKKNLKPKKEKGSGKDD is encoded by the coding sequence ATGAAAAAGTTTATATTTTTTCTAAAAAATTATTGTTATATTAGCGGTTCAATGCTTTTGTTTAGTTTAGTTGATTTATTATTTTGAATTATTTCTTTAAATTATACCGGCTTAGTTTTTTGATTATTATTTGCTTTGCAATGTATTTATTTTCTTTGGTGATTATGAAAAAATATTTTTTATCAGTTAAATGCGTTTAGGTTAGTTAATTTTGTTTGAGATAATCCTTTATCAGTTATTATCGGTAAATTAGGAACAGGGAAAACATTACTTTTAACTTATTTGTCAGAAACAATGAAATTATTAACAGATAAAATTTATAGTAATTATCCATTAGAAGATGACAAAGTTAAAGTTTTAACATTTAAAAATTTAGACTTTACAGATAGAACAAAACCAGTTCCCCCAGATGATAGTTTAATTTTGTTTGATGAAAGTTTTTTATATATCGATGGGACAAGCCCGCACGATGAAAAAGTAACTCACCGTGGCAAAATTCCTTGAATTGTGTTGGCAAGACATTTTGGACATCGTGCTTTATTTACTGCACAACGCGAAGGTATGCTTTGAAATAATATTCGCCAATTAGCTAGTGGTATTATTATTCCTATTTCTTTGAAAAAACCAATTGTTAAAAAAGGATTTAACTTTTTTAATAGATTCTTTATTATGCGAATTGGTATTTTTCAAGATATTACTGATTATGAAATTTGAAAAACCGAGTCTGTCAAACGTACAGCCGAAGGTAAACATGCAAAACATAGATCTGATGTTGGATTAGGAATTCGGTTTTTTAAAATAATTATCCCATTAGAAATCGCCCAAAAGTATGAAAGTAAATGATTGTCATTTGTTCGTGAACTAAAAAATGATGATGTTCCTGTTACTAAAGAGTACTATTGAACACAACTTAAAGATTTAACAATAAAAGAACGTTTAGAATTGTTAGACATTGATATTTTAAAGAAAAATTTAAAACCTAAAAAAGAAAAAGGAAGTGGTAAAGATGATTAA
- a CDS encoding transposase of IS30 family protein: MNYKHFSIDERVILSQLLVSKLFQKKNGKPNLFKISKYMERSVSTIWNEVKRFQKLKEYNPIKAHKKYLKNRKKSVKHIKFSYQQLMWLDEKFNKFHWSPEIICYAYKREFGIKFPVCFKTLYKYVFLGLFGLNKRNLYFHGRKNKSKQNIDNRGKLTSFRTIAEAKHNKNEFGWFEMDTIVGKDLKSVCLVLTEQLTKFEIVKKLKDRTPNEVIRVIKSIFKTNILKKIVKGIITDQGKEFSEWKQIEAYIGTKVYFCDKGKPTQKPIVERINRDLRHWFPKGIDLDIYSQQYYDEIVNIINERPRQCLGWNSAKKLFVNKIQNFI, encoded by the coding sequence ATGAATTATAAGCATTTCAGTATTGATGAACGTGTTATATTAAGTCAGTTATTAGTATCAAAACTATTTCAAAAGAAAAATGGCAAACCAAATTTATTTAAAATTTCTAAATATATGGAAAGAAGTGTCTCTACAATTTGAAATGAAGTTAAACGTTTTCAAAAGTTAAAAGAATATAATCCTATTAAAGCTCATAAAAAGTATCTTAAAAATCGTAAAAAATCAGTTAAACATATAAAATTTTCATATCAACAATTAATGTGATTAGATGAAAAATTTAATAAATTTCATTGATCCCCAGAAATTATTTGCTATGCATATAAACGTGAATTTGGTATCAAATTTCCGGTGTGTTTTAAAACTTTATATAAGTATGTTTTTCTTGGTTTATTTGGTTTAAATAAACGTAATTTGTATTTTCACGGTCGAAAAAATAAAAGTAAACAAAATATTGATAATCGTGGTAAATTAACTAGTTTTAGAACTATTGCAGAAGCTAAACATAATAAAAATGAATTTGGTTGATTTGAAATGGATACAATAGTTGGCAAAGATTTGAAATCTGTATGTTTGGTTTTAACTGAACAATTAACTAAATTTGAAATTGTAAAAAAATTAAAAGATAGAACACCAAACGAAGTAATTAGAGTTATTAAAAGTATTTTTAAAACTAATATCTTAAAGAAAATAGTTAAAGGTATTATAACTGATCAAGGTAAAGAGTTTTCAGAATGAAAACAAATTGAAGCTTATATTGGTACTAAAGTTTATTTTTGTGATAAAGGTAAACCTACTCAAAAACCTATTGTAGAACGAATTAACCGGGATTTAAGGCATTGATTTCCTAAAGGTATTGATTTAGATATTTATTCACAACAATATTATGATGAAATAGTTAATATTATTAATGAAAGACCACGACAGTGTTTAGGTTGGAATTCAGCTAAAAAATTGTTTGTTAATAAAATTCAAAATTTTATTTAA
- a CDS encoding Spiroplasmavirus-related protein: MIRLVLLVAAIAIFGTGFITVIINQLTSAKNIIMDLYNSDTWLLSLFGKMAILFSHPLMLTISSLYIVGFIVSKTLYS; this comes from the coding sequence ATGATTAGATTAGTTTTATTAGTTGCAGCAATAGCTATTTTTGGGACAGGTTTTATAACAGTTATTATAAATCAACTTACATCAGCAAAAAATATTATTATGGATTTATATAACTCAGATACCTGGTTACTTTCTTTGTTTGGCAAAATGGCAATTTTGTTTAGTCATCCATTAATGTTAACAATATCAAGTTTATATATTGTTGGGTTTATTGTTTCAAAAACATTGTATAGTTAG
- a CDS encoding Spiroplasmavirus-related protein, with protein MYQKPSYKKNINVENYFIRREFIVFRTDKASFINLPNHNKHIGFWLSNRFIYFSEKHSDQVAIGLIYDNSYPIVKYNENLKRHVWKYLTGTELINLYNQYKQNYFTQMKKALFPGEPQKVKTNNHNNLTSWSVEKEQELINDLKDLN; from the coding sequence ATGTATCAGAAACCAAGTTATAAGAAGAATATTAACGTAGAAAATTACTTTATTCGAAGAGAATTTATAGTTTTTAGAACAGATAAAGCTTCATTTATAAATTTGCCTAATCACAATAAACATATTGGTTTTTGATTAAGCAATAGATTTATTTATTTTAGTGAAAAACATTCTGATCAAGTTGCTATTGGTTTAATTTATGATAATTCTTACCCTATTGTAAAATATAATGAAAATTTAAAACGTCATGTGTGAAAATATTTAACTGGAACAGAACTAATCAATTTGTATAATCAATATAAACAAAATTATTTTACACAAATGAAAAAAGCATTATTTCCGGGTGAACCTCAAAAAGTAAAAACAAATAACCATAATAATTTAACAAGTTGAAGTGTTGAAAAAGAACAAGAATTAATTAATGATTTGAAAGATTTAAATTAA
- a CDS encoding Spiroplasmavirus-related protein, which translates to MIKDWEKLKEFFIHVFLFIDKSNVESITTWNLTQNEYLTFMIGIWIVILFLTWFLLWMVFKIVSCFK; encoded by the coding sequence ATGATAAAAGATTGAGAAAAATTAAAAGAGTTTTTTATTCATGTATTTTTATTTATAGATAAATCTAATGTTGAAAGTATTACAACATGAAATTTAACTCAAAATGAATATTTAACTTTTATGATTGGTATTTGAATTGTTATTTTATTTTTAACTTGGTTTTTGTTGTGAATGGTTTTTAAAATAGTTAGTTGTTTTAAATAA
- a CDS encoding Spiroplasmavirus-related protein, translating to MINLFAENNSNWDKIFSFIFDVFLFIFDVIWNTKLPMTNTTIAYFIIFFMVIKLSIYAIHGTSTQYNELGSTVQNSTSKLYSATARGARGAVNTGKGVKAHFKERKQFKINRNKQQLSSLAKQAKTREQAYRRIHK from the coding sequence ATGATTAATTTATTTGCTGAGAATAATAGTAATTGAGACAAAATTTTTAGTTTTATTTTTGATGTATTTTTGTTTATTTTTGATGTGATTTGAAATACTAAATTGCCAATGACAAATACAACGATTGCTTATTTTATAATCTTTTTTATGGTTATTAAATTATCAATTTATGCTATTCATGGTACATCAACACAATATAATGAATTAGGTTCAACTGTTCAAAATAGTACATCAAAATTATATTCTGCAACAGCTCGTGGTGCTCGTGGCGCTGTTAACACTGGCAAAGGTGTAAAAGCACATTTTAAAGAACGTAAACAATTTAAAATTAATCGTAATAAACAACAATTATCAAGTTTAGCTAAACAAGCAAAAACAAGAGAACAAGCATATAGAAGGATACATAAATAA
- a CDS encoding 6-phospho-beta-glucosidase: MGQYNFKKNFLWGSAFSGPQTEGAFLEDGKSASNWDHWFRLEKYRFFNQQPCLNDFYHRYQEDIKIARELNFNSLRTSIQWSRLIPDGKTINPKGVEFYNNVINEMLKNNIKPIINLFHFDMPYWAQQKGGWLSREVVDAFVFYAKTCFELFGDRVEMFTTFNEPIVVIEGSYWYDWHFPNEVNMQHGMQAQWNSLIAHLKAVKVYRQLKLKGEIGCILSISPSIPRSQNKADLEAAKWHDLFTINCFLDPMVKNTYPQELKEVAKKYNFMWQIVDGDEELIQDENLKIDFLGVNFYQPARVKGIDFIPDFTNGAITPHYFYQPYEMPGRRINPYRGWEIFPKAIYITLMNLKEHYNNIPVYISENGMGVENEERFLEQGIINDQYRIDFVKEHLAWVHQAIKDGSNCFGYHSWAYIDNWSWMNAYKNRYGFVQLDLTNNGKRVLKKSAEFIAKTAKTGVFEYEAELI; encoded by the coding sequence ATGGGGCAATATAATTTTAAAAAAAATTTTTTATGAGGTAGTGCTTTTTCTGGTCCTCAAACAGAAGGGGCATTTTTGGAAGATGGAAAATCTGCATCAAATTGAGATCATTGATTTAGGTTAGAAAAATATCGTTTTTTTAACCAACAACCTTGTTTAAATGATTTTTACCATCGTTATCAAGAAGATATTAAAATTGCAAGGGAGTTAAATTTTAATTCATTACGAACATCAATTCAATGAAGTAGATTAATTCCTGATGGAAAAACAATTAATCCAAAAGGAGTTGAATTTTATAATAATGTAATTAATGAAATGTTAAAAAATAACATTAAACCAATTATTAATTTATTTCATTTTGATATGCCATATTGAGCACAACAAAAAGGTGGCTGACTTTCACGAGAAGTAGTTGATGCTTTTGTTTTTTATGCAAAAACTTGTTTTGAATTATTTGGTGATCGAGTTGAAATGTTTACCACTTTTAATGAACCAATTGTTGTAATTGAAGGTAGTTATTGATATGATTGACATTTTCCAAATGAAGTTAATATGCAGCATGGTATGCAAGCTCAATGAAATAGTTTAATTGCCCATTTAAAAGCAGTTAAAGTATATCGACAATTAAAATTAAAAGGAGAAATTGGATGCATTTTAAGCATTTCACCATCAATTCCTCGCAGTCAAAATAAGGCTGATTTAGAAGCAGCAAAATGACATGATTTGTTTACAATTAATTGTTTTTTAGACCCAATGGTTAAAAATACTTATCCACAAGAGTTAAAAGAAGTTGCTAAGAAATATAATTTTATGTGACAAATTGTTGATGGAGATGAAGAATTAATTCAAGATGAAAACTTAAAAATTGATTTCTTAGGAGTTAATTTTTATCAACCAGCCCGAGTAAAAGGCATTGATTTTATTCCAGATTTTACTAACGGAGCAATTACACCACATTATTTTTACCAGCCTTATGAAATGCCAGGGCGTCGAATTAATCCATACCGAGGATGAGAAATTTTTCCAAAGGCAATTTATATCACATTAATGAATTTAAAAGAACATTATAATAACATTCCGGTTTATATTTCAGAAAATGGAATGGGAGTTGAGAACGAAGAACGCTTTTTAGAACAGGGTATTATTAATGATCAATATCGCATTGATTTTGTTAAAGAACATTTGGCTTGAGTTCATCAAGCAATTAAGGATGGTTCAAATTGTTTTGGTTATCATTCTTGGGCTTACATTGACAATTGATCATGAATGAATGCATATAAAAATCGTTATGGATTTGTTCAATTAGATTTAACTAATAACGGTAAAAGGGTTTTAAAAAAATCAGCCGAATTTATTGCTAAAACTGCTAAAACAGGTGTGTTTGAATATGAAGCAGAATTAATTTAA
- a CDS encoding PTS system cellobiose-specific IIC component has product MEKSNDKFNPEKGKKTKSMDFKTWWNNKALPTMSKLGNQRHLSAIRDAFGTMIPLIIAGGIGLLIDAIIFGGAGSGKVSLLGLFARAAGYSWDSIGGLFADTSTSWGKASSIGALAFGQIQIATIGAMSLYFAFLLGYFLVLSRNYKSPVIAGLASFAGFIIASMGQVSFFMDSKGLFTALIIGIATTELFVWFGNMKKLEIQLPAGVPPAVGKSFAVFLPMVFTLSIIGIFNILFLAPAIALPNIGFEVEQWNTFVSSGNLWDPKLGANVTLNSFADFLYSTYGVEIFAKLPNGSWDLATKGTGWTIIFGQAVLKAVETAISNFGVGDQSAMEAWFASFDPKNADGLMTQTGWNSLGQFILAKGGNFGGTISGNKGIEYLSANMFFSTNAAGEAFLTVSLRYVTVPIASNAFGFGAAIYRFFTSWFIGFATGNGGLGLAVLYVFFISFFWFFGVHGSNIMAAIFEPIWWMIIGVNTALISAGLSARTNLNDQVGIFGKPFFDIYMNIGGSGATLGLLIMVLILSRRRELKEVSKYALPAGCFNINEPVIFGFPLVLNPTYIVPFILSPMTAMLIGWVATGPLHIVNVVYVTVPWTTPWFLGAILATVDPMAVLIALICFAVSTAIWIPFILLDNYTYYRKLKKTDPVAYEEEMKYLHDKEYRNQVKAEAKAEKQKAKEELKKAREAKKAAQHAAKK; this is encoded by the coding sequence ATGGAAAAGAGTAATGATAAATTTAATCCAGAAAAGGGTAAAAAAACCAAGAGTATGGATTTTAAAACTTGATGAAATAATAAAGCATTACCAACAATGTCAAAATTAGGAAACCAACGTCATTTATCAGCAATTCGTGATGCATTTGGAACAATGATTCCATTAATTATTGCAGGAGGGATTGGTTTATTAATTGATGCAATTATCTTTGGGGGAGCTGGTTCTGGGAAAGTATCATTACTAGGGCTTTTTGCCAGGGCAGCCGGATATAGTTGAGACTCAATAGGAGGTTTATTTGCTGATACATCAACTAGTTGAGGAAAAGCCTCATCAATTGGAGCTTTAGCTTTTGGGCAAATTCAAATTGCGACAATTGGAGCAATGTCATTGTATTTTGCGTTTTTATTAGGCTATTTCTTAGTTTTATCAAGAAATTATAAATCACCGGTTATTGCTGGTTTAGCCTCATTTGCAGGATTCATTATTGCAAGTATGGGACAAGTTTCCTTCTTTATGGATTCAAAAGGATTATTTACCGCTTTAATTATTGGGATAGCAACAACTGAACTATTTGTTTGGTTTGGAAATATGAAAAAATTAGAAATTCAATTACCCGCGGGTGTTCCACCAGCGGTGGGAAAATCATTTGCCGTATTTTTACCAATGGTTTTCACATTAAGTATTATTGGTATTTTTAATATTTTATTTTTAGCACCAGCCATTGCGTTACCAAATATTGGTTTTGAAGTTGAACAATGAAATACCTTTGTTTCATCAGGAAACTTATGAGATCCAAAATTAGGTGCAAATGTAACACTTAATAGTTTTGCAGATTTCTTATATTCTACATATGGTGTTGAGATTTTTGCCAAACTTCCTAATGGTAGTTGAGATTTGGCAACAAAAGGGACTGGATGAACTATAATTTTTGGCCAAGCTGTTTTAAAGGCAGTTGAAACTGCAATTAGTAATTTTGGAGTTGGAGATCAAAGTGCAATGGAAGCTTGATTTGCAAGTTTTGATCCAAAAAATGCTGATGGTTTAATGACCCAAACAGGTTGAAATTCATTAGGTCAATTTATTTTAGCCAAAGGTGGTAATTTTGGTGGAACTATTTCAGGCAATAAAGGAATTGAATATTTATCAGCAAATATGTTTTTTTCAACTAATGCTGCTGGTGAAGCATTTTTAACAGTTTCTTTACGTTATGTCACAGTTCCAATTGCATCTAATGCATTTGGATTTGGGGCAGCCATTTACCGTTTCTTTACTTCTTGATTCATTGGGTTTGCCACAGGGAATGGTGGTTTAGGATTAGCAGTTCTTTATGTGTTCTTTATTTCATTCTTCTGATTCTTTGGAGTCCATGGTTCAAACATTATGGCCGCTATTTTTGAACCAATTTGATGAATGATTATTGGAGTTAATACTGCACTAATTTCTGCGGGATTATCAGCACGAACAAATTTAAATGATCAAGTTGGAATCTTTGGAAAACCATTCTTTGATATTTATATGAATATTGGAGGATCAGGAGCTACATTAGGATTATTAATCATGGTTTTAATTTTATCACGTCGTCGTGAATTAAAAGAGGTTTCAAAATATGCTCTACCGGCAGGGTGCTTTAATATTAATGAACCAGTTATTTTTGGATTTCCATTAGTATTAAACCCAACTTATATTGTGCCGTTTATTTTATCGCCAATGACTGCAATGTTAATTGGTTGAGTGGCAACAGGACCATTACATATTGTTAATGTTGTTTATGTAACGGTTCCTTGAACAACACCTTGATTTTTAGGAGCTATTTTAGCAACTGTTGACCCAATGGCGGTTCTGATTGCACTAATTTGTTTTGCTGTTTCAACAGCAATTTGGATTCCATTTATTTTATTAGATAATTATACTTATTATCGTAAATTGAAAAAAACGGATCCTGTTGCATATGAAGAAGAAATGAAATATTTGCATGATAAAGAATATCGTAACCAGGTTAAAGCAGAAGCAAAAGCTGAAAAGCAAAAAGCAAAAGAAGAATTAAAAAAAGCTCGTGAAGCAAAAAAAGCAGCACAACATGCTGCTAAAAAATAA
- a CDS encoding Spiroplasmavirus-related protein — MKSKILKFLKEKWWKILLYFLVISLGMFVPFLYIDIKEFQLFLSKFGSVSSIMCIGYIIFWILTAAGIIDLILWIKKKINKDIVKGGKE; from the coding sequence ATGAAAAGTAAAATTTTAAAGTTTTTAAAAGAAAAATGATGAAAAATATTATTATATTTTTTGGTAATTAGTTTGGGAATGTTTGTACCTTTTCTTTATATTGATATTAAAGAATTTCAATTATTTTTGAGTAAATTTGGTTCAGTTTCTTCAATTATGTGTATCGGATATATAATTTTTTGAATTTTAACTGCTGCGGGAATTATTGATTTAATATTATGAATTAAGAAAAAAATTAATAAAGATATAGTTAAAGGTGGTAAAGAATAA
- a CDS encoding PTS system cellobiose-specific IIB component — translation MKKILLVCSAGMSTSILVKKMEEAAEIMNIDVHVEAKAMAEAQSVLENYDVILLGPQVKYIENNIKSMTEKPVSVIPANVYALGKGKEALELALQLIG, via the coding sequence ATGAAAAAGATTTTACTAGTATGTTCTGCTGGAATGAGTACTTCAATTTTAGTTAAAAAAATGGAAGAAGCAGCGGAAATAATGAATATTGATGTTCATGTTGAAGCAAAAGCGATGGCTGAAGCACAATCTGTATTAGAAAATTATGATGTAATTTTGCTTGGTCCACAAGTAAAATATATTGAAAACAATATTAAAAGTATGACAGAGAAGCCTGTTTCAGTTATTCCAGCTAATGTTTATGCCTTAGGAAAGGGAAAAGAAGCTCTTGAATTAGCTTTACAATTAATTGGGTAA